The genomic interval CGTTTTCAACTTGGCATTCAACCTGACCGGTCCCGCCATCCCAGAACCAACAGCAGCCATTCTCTTCAGCACCGGCTTTGCTGTAGTGGGCCTGGCTGCTAGACGGCGGTCAGCTTCTTAGCAGAGGCAGCAACAGCACCAGCCAACCCCAGCACCGGCACCAGCCAACCGCAGCCCAATCCCAGCGGCCAGGCCTGCGGCAACTAGATGGGGTGCGGTTGCTGGTAGGGCTGGGCTGCACTGGCGCCACCGTGGCTGATGCTGCTGGTGGCGCTGCTGCGTTTAGATGCTGAGAATTTGATTGAATTAGGGCTGCTTCCCGACGGCATTATCGGCCCTCTGGATTGTGCTATCTGCATTCAAGACGGAATAGAGCATTTTCTCCCAGAGACGTCCCAGAGACGTAACTTTTGGTAGAACGCGATTCTGAAAAAAACGTAACCACTCGTTTCCAAATGGCTTATCGGCACACAATTTGACAAATTGGCGGAAGCGGACGGGAATCGAACCCGCCGGGGACGTGTCGCCACACCCCCCACCGGATTTGAAGTCCGGGCCGGGCACCAGCCGCAGAAACGCTTCCATTGATGGAACGGCACCCCAATAGCAGCCGCGTTAATAGCACGGCGTTCGAGAATAGGGCAAGTCCCTGCAAAGTGGTGCCAACTCGACCCGGATACAGGTTATGGGAATGGCTCTCGTGAATAGAACACGTCGAACCGAGTTCGAGTCAAAACATGATTCGAGTGCAGATTTCTCGCTTGAGTTGCGCGTTCCGATGTAATTTAATCGTGACGTGAACACGTACAGTCTTCGAGACGCAGCCAGTATTCTGAAAGTTCCAGCAGCCCGGCTTCGGTATTGGAAGCGCACGGCGCTCGCGCAAACTGATGAACTGGTCGAGTCCGATGGCGCCCAAGCTTCCGATTCGATCGACGTGGCTCGCGATCCGTCGATCCGACCCGATTTTGATTTTAGAGATCTCGTTTGTGTCCGGGCGATGTTGAGCCTGGTCGATCGAGGGATCTCTGTGCGTCGCATCCGTCGCGCCGTTGCGGTGCTGCAGGAGAACTTGCCCGATCTCGAGGATCCGCTGGCGGCGCTGCGGCTTTGGAGTGACGGCAGCGAGCGAATCGTCGTGCAACACGAAGGAGTATTGGTCGAGCCCGAGGGACAATTGGTGCTCGACTTCAGCGGTGCAAGTGCCGCGCTGGGCAAACCCTCCTCGATAGACGAGCGACCGGCGAAGACCCCCGACGAAGCCTACGCAGAGCTCATGGCACTCTTTGAGCGCGGTTGCGGGTTCGATTCGGATTCGGCGACCTACCACGAGGCGATCAGGGCCTACGAGCAATGCATTGAACTCGATCCCAGTTTCGCGGACGCGCACTGTAATTTGGGTGCGGTGCTGTACAACGCGGGCAAGGCGAAGCCGGCGCGCCGCTGCTTCGAGCGTTGCCTGGAAATTGATCGCAACCATGTCGAGGCGCATTTTAATCTGGCGAACCTGCTGGAAGAGATTCAATGCGATGAAATGGCCCTGAGCCACTACCGCGCGGCGTTGCGCACGGACCCGTTCTACGCCGAACTCCACGTCAACATGGCGCTGCTCTATGAGCGACTTTCTTCGGCGAGCAGCGCTACGCCGGATGGCATTGCGCCGAATAGCACTGCGTCCAGCAACACCATGCAGAACGGCAGTCAGGACCATTGGCGGCGCTATCTGCAGCTCGATCCCACCGGTGCCTGGGCAGAAGTGGCGCGCGAACGCCTGGGAGTGAAGACGCCGCCCAAGAGCTAGAGACGAGCTAGAGATGAGCTGACGAGCTAGAGACGAGCTAGAGACCCACTCGCACCCGCGAGCGGTGGACGATGCTCTCGTCGAGAACGACCTCGAGCAGCCATTCCCCCTCGGCGTCTGCGGGCAATGCCATGCGAGAGATCAAGTGGAGGCGTCCGGCGCTTTCAGCGGCGGACTCGCGCAGGATCGAACCCGAGGGATCGCGCCAGCGCACTCGGATGTCATTTCTCTTCGAAAGCAATGGACCGGAAACCCGGCCCCACCACACGAGCTGCTCATCGCCCAGACGATACTGCTCGACCGCTGCTCCGGCCGGGGTGTCCGCAGAGGTCCCCTTTGTCCCATCACCGAAACCGGCTTCGACGATCACGCCGAACGTCAGCTTGACGACTTCCCAGCGCGCGCGGGTCGACAGAGGGCCGGTCGGATTCCCCCGTTGCGCCGCCTGTTCGAGGGCAAAGACAGCCCGGTGGCGATCGCCTCGGTCGCGGTAGGCGATGCCCAGTTTGTAGAACACGAGCGCGCGTGAGGGATCGAGTTCCAGGGTCTCTCGATAAGCCGCAATAGCGCCGTCGAGTCGCCCGCTTTGATAGAGCACATCGCCGATGCGAAAGGGGATCCTGGGGTCCAGCGGGGTGGCGATCGAAAGACCCGCGAGATCGGCAAGCGCTGCATCGAGATGTTCCTCTGCGA from Myxococcales bacterium carries:
- a CDS encoding tetratricopeptide repeat protein, with the translated sequence MNTYSLRDAASILKVPAARLRYWKRTALAQTDELVESDGAQASDSIDVARDPSIRPDFDFRDLVCVRAMLSLVDRGISVRRIRRAVAVLQENLPDLEDPLAALRLWSDGSERIVVQHEGVLVEPEGQLVLDFSGASAALGKPSSIDERPAKTPDEAYAELMALFERGCGFDSDSATYHEAIRAYEQCIELDPSFADAHCNLGAVLYNAGKAKPARRCFERCLEIDRNHVEAHFNLANLLEEIQCDEMALSHYRAALRTDPFYAELHVNMALLYERLSSASSATPDGIAPNSTASSNTMQNGSQDHWRRYLQLDPTGAWAEVARERLGVKTPPKS